The following proteins are encoded in a genomic region of Phycisphaera sp.:
- a CDS encoding polysaccharide biosynthesis protein — translation MSQLAQNTTPKAKPRGLLPLAGVPCVVVGDATTAALAARLIPEGGPVVAGLVLTGIGEKGHTGLIGVPTLGSLEALEDVRERLGVRVAIVSLPLDDHAGIAKVRAAIQEAGLEERFLPPVVDLLKRQPPVLVGLGGPPESKSGTAGATMATAPVIDLQALIDRPMRETDEAPLRELIQGRRVLVTGAGGSIGSELARLCARFAPSSLILMERAENALFEIDRRLAWAHPGMARRALLHDVADRDGTRRLLHAERPQVVFHTAAHKHVPLMEDHPAQAISNNLLGTASLVDAAIEVGAQRVVLVSTDKAVAPKSVMGATKRLAEAYGIAADRKARDEGKPTRVAIVRFGNVLGSAASVLRIWSAQVAEGQPITITDRRMTRYFMTIGEAALLVAHAGALEPTDNCGVFVLDMGEPVEIATLAERFTRAHGLAPVWNDGGAPGEQVILETGVRPGEKLHEALVHAAEELVETACPGVLRLSGADDGPDGAEAARALADMAGSADRDAVLAELRRWVPTLGVAPAVQGKSQAPATKRSPAPTRDG, via the coding sequence ATGAGCCAGCTTGCCCAGAATACCACCCCCAAGGCCAAGCCCCGCGGCCTGCTGCCCCTCGCCGGGGTGCCGTGCGTGGTCGTGGGCGACGCGACCACCGCCGCCCTGGCCGCACGGCTGATCCCCGAGGGCGGGCCGGTCGTCGCGGGGCTGGTGCTGACGGGCATCGGCGAGAAGGGGCACACGGGGCTGATCGGCGTGCCCACGCTCGGGTCGCTGGAAGCGTTGGAAGACGTCCGCGAGCGATTGGGCGTGCGTGTGGCGATCGTGAGTTTGCCGCTGGATGACCACGCCGGAATCGCCAAGGTGCGCGCGGCGATCCAGGAGGCCGGGCTTGAGGAGCGTTTCCTGCCGCCGGTTGTTGATCTTCTGAAGAGGCAGCCGCCGGTGCTCGTTGGACTCGGCGGCCCGCCCGAGAGCAAATCCGGCACCGCCGGCGCGACGATGGCGACGGCGCCCGTGATCGACCTGCAAGCGCTCATCGACCGGCCGATGCGCGAGACCGACGAGGCACCCTTAAGAGAGCTCATCCAGGGGAGGCGCGTCTTGGTGACGGGCGCGGGCGGCTCCATCGGCAGCGAGCTGGCCCGCCTGTGCGCCCGCTTCGCGCCGTCGAGTTTGATTTTGATGGAGCGGGCCGAGAACGCGCTGTTCGAGATCGATCGCCGCCTGGCCTGGGCCCATCCCGGCATGGCGCGGCGGGCGCTCCTGCATGATGTCGCCGATCGGGACGGAACGCGCCGGTTGCTCCACGCCGAGCGGCCCCAAGTTGTCTTCCACACGGCGGCGCACAAGCACGTTCCGCTGATGGAGGACCACCCCGCCCAGGCGATCAGCAACAATCTGCTCGGCACCGCGTCGCTCGTCGACGCCGCGATCGAGGTTGGTGCGCAGCGCGTGGTCCTGGTGTCGACCGACAAGGCCGTCGCGCCCAAGAGTGTGATGGGCGCGACCAAGCGCTTGGCCGAGGCGTACGGCATCGCCGCCGACCGCAAGGCGAGAGACGAGGGCAAGCCCACGCGCGTGGCCATCGTCCGCTTCGGCAACGTGCTCGGCTCCGCGGCGAGCGTGCTCCGCATCTGGAGCGCCCAGGTGGCCGAGGGTCAGCCCATCACCATCACCGATCGCCGCATGACCCGCTACTTCATGACCATCGGCGAGGCGGCCCTGCTCGTCGCCCACGCCGGTGCGCTCGAACCCACAGACAACTGCGGTGTCTTCGTCCTGGACATGGGCGAGCCCGTCGAGATCGCCACGCTGGCCGAGCGGTTCACCAGGGCCCATGGCCTGGCACCCGTGTGGAACGACGGCGGGGCCCCGGGGGAACAGGTCATCCTCGAGACCGGCGTTCGTCCCGGCGAAAAACTCCACGAGGCCCTGGTCCACGCCGCCGAGGAGTTGGTCGAGACCGCCTGCCCCGGGGTGCTGCGATTGAGCGGTGCCGATGATGGCCCCGACGGCGCCGAGGCGGCCCGGGCATTGGCAGATATGGCCGGGTCGGCCGATCGAGACGCCGTGCTGGCCGAACTGCGGCGCTGGGTGCCGACCCTCGGGGTCGCGCCGGCCGTGCAAGGGAAATCCCAGGCCCCGGCAACCAAACGTTCGCCCGCACCAACAAGAGACGGCTAA
- a CDS encoding S1 RNA-binding domain-containing protein produces MAEEQTSTPTDPSPSPAQPAPEASAASEKPSPAPQSTPDAAATKPADDESAPGGMPTTQPLSDELSKQIDAAMEASTPADQAGPGKGMGKGGKPGGIRGPRVVGGQPSMRTGKVVNVTENDIFLEFGPKELGIVSRDQWREGENLPETGQELEVIIERFDKAESIFVCARPGAIRKAIWDTLQSGQVIEATCVATNKGGLEMELAGGHRAFLPASQVAIERVNDLDKFIGQKLECEVQRVDRRGGGNVVLSRRTILEKERAKEAEKLKDTLAVGQVVEGTVQRIAPFGAFVDIGGIDGLVHVSDLSHERIGQGEAAVRKMVSEGQQVRVEILKLDWENQRIGLGMKQLQADPYAEKMGAIEEGAEVSGRVTKIMDFGAFVELAPGVEGLIHISELDHKRVKAVSDAVKPDEVVNVKVLSVDPGSRRIGLSMKALKPAPAGGKGGKGERGPSAEEILKETPQLRRLREKFGGGGLRGGLG; encoded by the coding sequence ATGGCCGAAGAGCAGACCAGCACCCCCACCGATCCGTCGCCCTCGCCGGCTCAGCCCGCCCCCGAGGCGAGCGCTGCCAGCGAGAAGCCCAGTCCTGCTCCTCAGAGCACGCCCGATGCCGCGGCCACGAAACCGGCCGATGATGAAAGCGCGCCCGGTGGCATGCCCACAACCCAGCCGCTGAGCGACGAGTTGTCCAAGCAGATCGACGCGGCGATGGAAGCGTCGACGCCCGCCGACCAGGCCGGCCCGGGCAAAGGGATGGGCAAGGGCGGCAAGCCGGGCGGTATCCGCGGCCCTCGCGTCGTCGGCGGCCAGCCGTCCATGCGCACGGGCAAGGTCGTGAACGTCACCGAAAACGACATCTTCCTCGAGTTCGGCCCCAAGGAGCTCGGCATCGTCTCGCGCGACCAATGGCGCGAGGGCGAGAACCTGCCCGAAACCGGCCAGGAGCTCGAGGTCATCATCGAACGGTTTGACAAGGCCGAATCGATCTTCGTGTGCGCCCGGCCCGGCGCCATCCGCAAGGCCATCTGGGACACCCTGCAGAGCGGCCAGGTCATCGAGGCCACCTGCGTGGCCACCAACAAGGGCGGCCTGGAGATGGAGCTGGCCGGCGGGCACCGCGCCTTCCTGCCCGCCAGCCAGGTGGCCATCGAGCGCGTGAACGACCTGGACAAGTTCATCGGCCAGAAGCTCGAGTGCGAGGTGCAGCGCGTCGACCGCCGCGGCGGGGGCAACGTGGTGCTTAGCCGCCGGACGATCCTCGAGAAGGAGCGGGCCAAGGAAGCCGAGAAGCTCAAGGACACGCTGGCCGTAGGCCAGGTGGTCGAGGGCACCGTGCAGCGCATCGCGCCGTTCGGGGCGTTCGTCGACATCGGCGGCATCGACGGGCTCGTCCACGTGTCCGACCTCTCGCACGAGCGTATCGGCCAGGGCGAGGCCGCCGTCCGCAAGATGGTCAGCGAGGGCCAGCAGGTCCGCGTTGAGATCCTCAAGCTCGACTGGGAGAACCAGCGTATCGGGCTGGGCATGAAGCAGCTCCAGGCCGACCCGTACGCCGAGAAGATGGGCGCCATCGAAGAGGGCGCCGAGGTCTCGGGCCGCGTCACCAAGATCATGGACTTCGGCGCGTTCGTCGAATTGGCCCCGGGCGTCGAGGGGCTGATCCACATCTCCGAGCTCGACCACAAGCGTGTGAAGGCTGTGAGCGACGCGGTGAAGCCCGACGAGGTGGTGAACGTCAAGGTCTTGAGCGTCGACCCCGGCTCACGCCGCATCGGCCTGAGCATGAAGGCCCTCAAGCCGGCACCCGCGGGGGGGAAGGGCGGCAAGGGCGAGCGTGGCCCGAGCGCCGAGGAGATCCTCAAGGAGACGCCGCAACTGCGCCGGCTCCGCGAGAAGTTTGGTGGCGGCGGGCTCAGGGGCGGGCTGGGCTAA
- the folP gene encoding dihydropteroate synthase, which translates to MPDTGTALARAMQAVRGGAAMLDVGGESTRPGADRVSAHEQIARVLPIIGAIRGCDDMDVAGIPISVDTTLAEVARAAIDAGADAINDVSGGTEDPALLDLAASTGAGLVLMHRGPAPPKDKYADEYEREPAYSGGVVRAVRRALAEHTERAVAHGVARERIVIDPGLGFGKSVEQNMDLLRHVGELAGVGLPVYVGASRKRFVGRVSIGEASEPMERLAGSVAVTVLGALGGALLHRVHDVAQHVQALSVLEAWNARDGSGV; encoded by the coding sequence CTGCCCGACACGGGTACAGCCTTGGCGCGCGCGATGCAAGCGGTGCGTGGCGGGGCAGCCATGCTCGACGTCGGCGGCGAGAGCACTCGACCCGGTGCCGATCGAGTTTCGGCCCACGAGCAGATCGCGCGCGTGCTGCCGATTATCGGAGCCATCCGTGGATGCGATGACATGGACGTCGCTGGCATCCCGATCAGCGTGGACACCACGTTGGCCGAAGTCGCGAGGGCGGCCATCGATGCCGGCGCGGACGCGATCAACGACGTCTCGGGTGGCACCGAGGACCCCGCGTTGCTTGATTTGGCCGCGAGCACGGGCGCGGGTTTGGTGCTGATGCATCGCGGACCGGCTCCACCCAAGGACAAGTACGCCGACGAGTACGAACGCGAACCGGCGTACTCGGGCGGCGTGGTTAGAGCCGTGCGCAGGGCCTTGGCCGAACACACCGAGCGAGCGGTGGCCCACGGCGTGGCGCGTGAGAGAATTGTCATCGACCCGGGCCTGGGTTTTGGCAAGAGCGTGGAGCAGAACATGGACCTGCTTCGGCACGTCGGCGAACTCGCTGGAGTGGGTTTGCCGGTGTACGTTGGTGCCAGCCGGAAGCGGTTCGTTGGCCGCGTGTCGATCGGCGAGGCCAGCGAGCCGATGGAACGCCTGGCTGGATCGGTCGCCGTCACGGTGCTGGGAGCCCTGGGCGGTGCGCTGTTGCACCGTGTCCACGACGTGGCCCAGCACGTGCAGGCCTTATCGGTATTGGAAGCATGGAATGCTCGGGACGGATCGGGGGTTTGA
- the dut gene encoding dUTP diphosphatase produces MNAPPVRFRILDDRATIPTRGSEQAAGLDLAACLPTEQPSLTLDPGQIAIVPTGLAIAIPDGYEGQVRPRSGLATKRGITVPNAPGTIDADYRGELRVALINLSREPQTIEHGDRIAQLVIAAVAMCEVVVVEDLDETIRGVGGFGSTGVAAS; encoded by the coding sequence ATGAACGCACCGCCGGTTCGCTTCCGAATCCTCGACGACCGGGCCACCATCCCCACGCGCGGGAGCGAGCAGGCCGCCGGCCTCGACCTCGCAGCATGCCTGCCAACAGAGCAACCCTCCTTAACCCTGGACCCGGGCCAGATCGCCATCGTGCCCACTGGCTTGGCGATCGCGATCCCCGACGGCTACGAGGGCCAGGTGCGCCCACGCTCGGGCCTGGCCACCAAGCGCGGCATCACCGTGCCAAACGCGCCCGGCACCATCGACGCCGACTATCGAGGTGAGCTGCGTGTGGCGCTCATCAACCTCTCGCGCGAACCCCAGACCATCGAGCACGGCGACCGCATCGCCCAGCTCGTGATTGCCGCCGTGGCGATGTGCGAGGTTGTGGTGGTTGAGGATCTCGATGAGACGATCCGCGGCGTGGGTGGATTTGGTTCGACAGGCGTGGCGGCTTCCTGA
- the bcp gene encoding thioredoxin-dependent thiol peroxidase — MATTAIEPIKAGRKAPAFKLQDQDGNTHALSDYAGKPVVLFFYPKDDTSGCTQEACDFRDRLPAFEKLGAAVLGISILNTKSKAKFASKNDLNFPLLADDRENDAGKPDPAIAQKYGVWIEKSMYGRTYMGINRTTFLIDAQGKIARVWSKVKVPGHIDEVAEALKELA, encoded by the coding sequence ATGGCCACCACCGCAATCGAACCCATCAAGGCCGGCCGGAAGGCACCGGCGTTCAAGCTGCAAGACCAGGACGGCAACACCCACGCCTTGAGCGATTACGCCGGCAAGCCCGTGGTGCTGTTCTTCTATCCCAAGGACGACACGAGCGGCTGCACGCAGGAGGCCTGCGACTTCCGCGATCGGTTGCCCGCTTTCGAGAAGCTCGGTGCGGCCGTGCTGGGCATCAGCATCCTGAACACCAAGAGCAAGGCCAAGTTCGCCAGCAAGAACGACCTGAACTTCCCCCTGCTGGCCGACGACCGCGAGAACGACGCCGGCAAGCCCGACCCCGCCATCGCCCAGAAGTACGGCGTCTGGATCGAGAAGAGCATGTACGGCCGCACCTACATGGGCATCAACCGCACGACCTTCCTGATCGACGCGCAGGGCAAGATCGCCCGCGTGTGGAGCAAGGTGAAGGTGCCCGGCCACATCGATGAGGTGGCCGAAGCGTTGAAAGAACTCGCCTGA
- the trxA gene encoding thioredoxin, whose protein sequence is MANEHVQEFTDANFEAEVLKSDQPVLVDFWAEWCMPCRMLAPTVDQLAEEFSGKAKVGKLDTDANREVAVKYGIHAIPTIILFKDGEPVEKFIGLKNRDELAAAMNGAVGAA, encoded by the coding sequence ATGGCCAACGAGCATGTTCAGGAGTTTACCGACGCTAACTTTGAGGCCGAGGTGCTCAAGAGCGACCAACCCGTTCTTGTCGATTTCTGGGCCGAATGGTGCATGCCCTGCCGGATGCTGGCCCCCACGGTCGACCAACTGGCCGAGGAGTTCTCCGGCAAGGCGAAGGTGGGCAAGCTGGATACCGATGCCAACCGCGAGGTTGCGGTGAAGTACGGCATCCACGCCATCCCCACGATTATCCTGTTCAAGGATGGCGAGCCCGTCGAGAAGTTCATCGGCCTGAAGAACCGCGACGAGCTCGCGGCGGCCATGAACGGGGCCGTCGGCGCGGCCTGA
- a CDS encoding Gfo/Idh/MocA family oxidoreductase yields MTTPNPNTGKTNGARLRCGAVGVGRMGRHHARVYGQLADTELVGVVDANLDRAGEMAEQFGGKAFATLDELLDAGVDAVSIAAPTTAHRDLAERCINAGVHCLIEKPLAGTSADAEAIRDLAEQRGVVLMVGHIERFNPIMRAMQRATAADQSITPRFIEVHRVSPMTFRSVDIGVVMDMMIHDLDVVLMLMGGTEPDEIQAAGVAVVTEHEDICNARLTWHKPSGACVANITASRLALKTERVTRITGEKAYIKLDYGAKTGVIIRRTANELQMGEIRAQLRGGADLTDLKWDELVNVEQLEIDDGEPIVMEIRAFLDAIHTGSPPPIDATAGFANVRTAQRIVESIHSIMGDNLASANSSIDLNIEVSTESGQDVPVGRPVRR; encoded by the coding sequence GTGACAACACCCAACCCCAATACCGGCAAGACCAACGGCGCCCGCTTGAGATGCGGGGCCGTGGGTGTCGGCCGCATGGGCCGCCATCACGCGCGCGTGTACGGCCAGCTCGCCGACACGGAACTGGTGGGCGTGGTGGACGCCAACCTGGACCGTGCCGGCGAGATGGCCGAGCAGTTCGGCGGAAAGGCGTTCGCCACGCTCGATGAACTGCTCGATGCGGGCGTCGACGCGGTGTCCATCGCCGCCCCCACAACCGCCCACCGCGACTTGGCCGAGCGCTGCATCAACGCGGGCGTGCACTGCCTGATCGAAAAGCCGCTAGCGGGCACGTCGGCGGACGCCGAGGCCATCCGCGACCTGGCCGAGCAGCGCGGCGTGGTGCTGATGGTTGGACACATCGAGCGGTTCAACCCGATCATGCGAGCGATGCAGCGGGCGACGGCGGCCGACCAATCGATCACGCCCCGCTTCATCGAGGTGCATCGCGTCAGCCCGATGACCTTCCGCAGCGTGGACATCGGCGTGGTCATGGACATGATGATCCATGATCTTGACGTCGTGCTCATGCTGATGGGCGGCACCGAGCCCGACGAAATCCAGGCCGCGGGCGTAGCCGTGGTGACCGAGCACGAGGACATCTGCAACGCCCGGCTAACCTGGCACAAGCCGAGCGGCGCGTGCGTGGCGAACATCACCGCCAGCCGCCTGGCACTCAAGACCGAGCGTGTCACGCGCATCACGGGCGAGAAGGCCTACATCAAGCTCGACTATGGCGCCAAGACCGGCGTCATCATCCGCCGAACGGCCAACGAGCTCCAGATGGGCGAGATCCGGGCCCAACTCCGCGGTGGGGCCGATCTGACGGATCTGAAGTGGGACGAGTTGGTCAACGTGGAGCAACTCGAGATCGACGACGGCGAGCCCATCGTGATGGAGATCCGGGCGTTCCTGGATGCGATCCACACGGGAAGCCCTCCGCCCATCGACGCGACGGCCGGCTTCGCCAACGTGCGGACGGCCCAACGCATCGTCGAATCGATCCATTCCATCATGGGCGATAACCTCGCCTCGGCCAACTCCAGCATCGACCTCAACATCGAGGTCTCGACCGAATCGGGCCAGGACGTGCCCGTCGGCCGGCCCGTGAGACGATGA